Below is a genomic region from Brassica oleracea var. oleracea cultivar TO1000 chromosome C9, BOL, whole genome shotgun sequence.
NNNNNNNNNNNNNNNNNNNNNNNNNNNNNNNNNNNNNNNNNNNNNNNNNNNNNNNNNNNNNNNNNNNNNNNNNNNNNNNNNNNNNNNNNNNNNNNNNNNNNNNNNNNNNNNNNNNNNNNNNNNNNNNNNNNNNNNNNNNNNNNNNNNNNNNNNNNNNNNNNNNNNNNNNNNNNNNNNNNNNNNNNNNNNNNNNNNNNNNNNNNNNNNNNNNNNNNNNNNNNNNNNNNNNNNNNNNNNNNNNNNNNNNNNNNNNNNNNNNNNNNNNNNNNNNNNNNNNNNNNNNNNNNNNNNNNNNNNNNNNNNNNNNNNNNNNNNNNNNNNNNNNNNNNNNNNNNNNNNNNNNNNNNNNNNNNNNNNNNNNNNNNNNNNNNNNNNNNNNNNNNNNNNNNNNNNNNNNNNNNNNNNNNNNNNNNNNNNNNNNNNNNNNNNNNNNNNNNNNNNNNNNNNNNNNNNNNNNNNNNNNNNNNNNNNNNNNNNNNNNNNNNNNNNNNNNNNNNNNNNNNNNNNNNNNNNNNNNNNNNNNNNNNNNNNNNNNNNNNNNNNNNNNNNNNNNNNNNNNNNNNNNNNNNNNNNNNNNNNNNNNNNNNNNNNNNNNNNNNNNNNNNNNNNNNNNNNNNNNNNNNNNNNNNNNNNNNNNNNNNNNNNNNNNNNNNNNNNNNNNNNNNNNNNNNNNNNNNNNNNNNNNNNNNNNNNNNNNNNNNNNNNNNNNNNNNNNNNNNNNNNNNNNNNNNNNNNNNNNNNNNNNNNNNNNNNNNNNNNNNNNNNNNNNNNNNNNNNNNNNNNNNNNNNNNNNNNNNNNNNNNNNNNNNNNNNNNNNNNNNNNNNNNNNNNNNNNNNNNNNNNNNNNNNNNNNNNNNNNNNNNNNNNNNNNNNNNNNNNNNNNNNNNNNNNNNNNNNNNNNNNNNNNNNNNNNNNNNNNNNNNNNNNNNNNNNNNNNNNNNNNNNNNNNNNNNNNNNNNNNNNNNNNNNNNNNNNNNNNNNNNNNNNNNNNNNNNNNNNNNNNNNNNNNNNNNNNNNNNNNNNNNNNNNNNNNNNNNNNNNNNNNNNNNNNNNNNNNNNNNNNNNNNNNNNNNNNNNNNNNNNNNNNNNNNNNNNNNNNNNNNNNNNNNNNNNNNNNNNNNNNNNNNNNNNNNNNNNNNNNNNNNNNNNNNNNNNNNNNNNNNNNNNNNNNNNNNNNNNNNNNNNNNNNNNNNNNNNNNNNNNNNNNNNNNNNNNNNNNNNNNNNNNNNNNNNNNNNNNNNNNNNNNNNNNNNNNNNNNNNNNNNNNNNNNNNNNNNNNNNNNNNNNNNNNNNNNNNNNNNNNNNNNNNNNNNNNNNNNNNNNNNNNNNNNNNNNNNNNNNNNNNNNNNNNNNNNNNNNNNNNNNNNNNNNNNNNNNNNNNNNNNNNNNNNNNNNNNNNNNNNNNNNNNNNNNNNNNNNNNNNNNNNNNNNNNNNNNNNNNNNNNNNNNNNNNNNNNNNNNNNNNNNNNNNNNNNNNNNNNNNNNNNNNNNNNNNNNNNNNNNNNNNNNNNNNNNNNNNNNNNNNNNNNNNNNNNNNNNNNNNNNNNNNNNNNNNNNNNNNNNNNNNNNNNNNNNNNNNNNNNNNNNNNNNNNNNNNNNNNNNNNNNNNNNNNNNNNNNNNNNNNNNNNNNNNNNNNNNNNNNNNNNNNNNNNNNNNNNNNNNNNNNNNNNNNNNNNNNNNNNNNNNNNNNNNNNNNNNNGTGTTATAAATCCATGATATGGATATGTGGATTGCCATTAACCATTAAGGAGGTTTACATCTGACCCGACTATCCGGTCCGTCTACACCCGTATCCGATCCGTCTACATCCGACCAAGACTAGTCAAGATGAAGACTCATTCAACCGGAGCATTTATGAGCTTTGACCAAGACTATATCTTTGTGGTCAATATGTAATAAATGTGTAGATACTCTCCTTGTTGTAAACCCTTATGAACGTCCACTATATATTGATAGTGAGAGCTAATGAGAAAGACACAACTTTCACAACAACACTTCTCTCATATTTCTAACAATATGTAGATTTTTAGGATTTTTTCTTTTTTAATAGTATTGATGGTTGTGACTAGTGGGCCAAGGGTGACGGACTCATAAAAATAAGATAGGAGTATCAGTAACTTAGCCATGAATATCGCGGTTTCCTAAACTGGTTTCTGCAGAAAAATAATGTGTGGGCCCTATTTTTTTTAAAAAAAACGGTCTCTAAAGTCGCGAAATAAAGATCGATCTTGGGGCAATTTTTGCAGTGTTTGCGGACCCCATTGACAGATGGCGTCCCGCAATTGGTTTATTTTTTTTTTAAGTACAAAAAAAAAAAAAATTAAGGACAGCATAATCCGGTTTACAGTTAATCATGCTCTTACAGATGTGTTGTTTTGTTCGCCCTAAAAGATCCGATATAAAGCTTGTGCCGTCGCTGTATCTCCGTTTCCTTCTGCTTTCTCTCTTTCTCAGGCGTTTCAATCTCCATAATAAACGAGGTCGGTGGTTTAGATATCTCTCTCTCGCTAAATCTCATCCGAGAGGTTTCCCGTTAAAGACCCAAGTTGGATTTGTTTTTTGTCCCAGTTTTGGTCCTATAAATAAGAAGAACGAGATGAGTAACAAAAAGGCGAGGAAGCTGTCAGAAACATGGGTGTTCTGGGACATCAACAGCTTTCCGGTTCCCAAAGATTGTGATGCTCGTCTTGTCTGTTCGTCAATAGAATCAGCCTTGAAGAAGGCAGGCCACTGTGTAGATGATCTCACCATCACTGCCATTGGCAACCTCAATCACACCTCACAACTGTACCCTGATGTACTTCCGGCCATATTTTCCACTGGAGTTCGTCTTTGTCACTTCCCCGCGGTTAATTTTCTCATCTCTGTCTCCTATAAATTAGTGTATAGATTCATATGCAGTTAATCTCTGTATTTCTAGTATTAATTATGTAAGTCAAATAACACGTTTTTCATAATGGACGGTGATGGACAGTGAAGTTGGACGGTGAAGGAGGTGATTTTGTCAATAATTATGGCTTTCACATGTCCAAACTTCTTCTATAAAAGGAGAGCTAAGCTGAAGAGGAAAGTATCCAAAAATCAAAATAACAGAGAGAAGTGAGGAAGAAGAAGAACTTGAGAGAGAGAAAAAAAAAAAATTCTTTTTTCTTACGGGTATTTGGGATCGGGTTGAGAGAAAATTATTTAGAGAGTTTGGGTATTTTCTCCTATTATAACGAGAAAATTATTAATCGATTTCTCCGTTATAATTGAGAGGTTGTAGCTCCTATTATTTTTCTCGTAATAAATTCTTCTACCTTATCTGTGGTTTTTACCCTTTGGGGTTTTCCACGTTAAATCTGGTGTTCCATNNNNNNNNNNNNNNNNNNNNNNNNNNNNNNNNNNNNNNNNNNNNNNNNNNNNNNNNNNNNNNNNNNNNNNNNNNNNNNNNNNNNNNNNNNNNNNNNNNNNNNNNNNNNNNNNNNNNNNNNNNNNNNNNNNNNNNNNNNNNNNNNNNNNNNNNNNNNNNNNNNNNNNNNNNNNNNNNNNNNNNNNNNNNNNNNNNNNNNNNNNNNNNNNNNNNNNNNNNNNNNNNNNNNNNNNNNNNNNNNNNNNNNNNNNNNNNNNNNNNNNNNNNNNNNNNNNNNNNNNNNNNNNNNNNNNNNNNNNNNNNNNNNNNNNNNNNNNNNNNNNNNNNNNNNNNNNNNNNNNNNNNNNNNNNNNNNNNNNNNNNNNNNNNNNNNNNNNNNNNNNNNNNNNNNNNNNNNNNNNNNNNNNNNNNNNNNNNNNNNNNNNNNNNNNNNNNNNNNNNNNNNNNNNNNNNNNNNNNNNNNNNNNNNNNNNNNNNNNNNNNNNNNNNNNNNNNNNNNNNNNNNNNNNNNNNNNNNNNNNNNNNNNNNNNNNNNNNNNNNNNNNNNNNNNNNNNNNNNNNNNNNNNNNNNNNNNNNNNNNNNNNNNNNNNNNNNNNNNNNNNNNNNNNNNNNNNNNNNNNNNNNNNNNNNNNNNNNNNNNNNNNNNNNNNNNNNNNNNNNNNNNNNNNNNNNNNNNNNNNNNNNNNNNNNNNNNNNNNNNNNNNNNNNNNNNNNNNNNNNNNNNNNNNNNNNNNNNNNNNNNNNNNNNNNNNNNNNNNNNNNNNNNNNNNNNNNNNNNNNNNNNNNNNNNNNNNNNNNNNNNNNNNNNNNNNNNNNNNNNNNNNNNNNNNNNNNNNNNNNNNNNNNNNNNNNNNNNNNNNNNNNNNNNNNNNNNNNNNNNNNNNNNNNNNNNNNNNNNNNNNNNNNNNNNNNNNNNNNNNNNNNNNNNNNNNNNNNNNNNNNNNNNNNNNNNNNNNNNNNNNNNNNNNNNNNNNNNNNNNNNNNNNNNNNNNNNNNNNNNNNNNNNNNNNNNNNNNNNNNNNNNNNNNNNNNNNNNNNNNNNNNNNNNNNNNNNNNNNNNNNNNNNNNNNNNNNNNNNNNNNNNNNNNNNNNNNNNNNNNNNNNNNNNNNNNNNNNNNNNNNNNNNNNNNNNNNNNNNNNNNNNNNNNNNNNNNNNNNNNNNNNNNNNNNNNNNNNNNNNNNNNNNNNNNNNNNNNNNNNNNNNNNNNNNNNNNNNNNNNNNNNNNNNNNNNNNNNNNNNNNNNNNNNNNNNNNNNNNNNNNNNNNNNNNNNNNNNNNNNNNNNNNNNNNNNNNNNNNNNNNNNNNNNNNNNNNNNNNNNNNNNNNNNNNNNNNNNNNNNNNNNNNNNNNNNNNNNNNNNNNNNNNNNNNNNNNNNNNNNNNNNNNNNNNNNNNNNNNNNNNNNNNNNNNNNNNNNNNNNNNNNNNNNNNNNNNNNNNNNNNNNNNNNNNNNNNNNNNNNNNNNNNNNNNNNNNNNNNNNNNNNNNNNNNNNNNNNNNNNNNNNNNNNNNNNNNNNNNNNNNNNNNNNNNNNNNNNNNNNNNNNNNNNNNNNNNNNNNNNNNNNNNNNNNNNNNNNNNNNNNNNNNNNNNNNNNNNNNNNNNNNNNNNNNNNNNNNNNNNNNNNNNNNNNNNNNNNNNNNNNNNNNNNNNNNNNNNNNNNNNNNNNNNNNNNNNNNNNNNNNNNNNNNNNNNNNNNNNNNNNNNNNNNNNNNNNNNNNNNNNNNNNNNNNNNNNNNNNNNNNNNNNNNNNNNNNNNNNNNNNNNNNNNNNNNNNNNNNNNNNNNNNNNNNNNNNNNNNNNNNNNNNNNNNNNNNNNNNNNNNNNNNNNNNNNNNNNNNNNNNNNNNNNNNNNNNNNNNNNNNNNNNNNNNNNNNNNNNNNNNNNNNNNNNNNNNNNNNNNNNNNNNNNNNNNNNNNNNNNNNNNNNNNNNNNNNNNNNNNNNNNNNNNNNNNNNNNNNNNNNNNNNNNNNNNNNNNNNNNNNNNNNNNNNNNNNNNNNNNNNNNNNNNNNNNNNNNNNNNNNNNNNNNNNNNNNNNNNNNNNNNNNNNNNNNNNNNAAAGCTAGATCCAAAGTCTAGAAAGTGTGTGTTCTTGGGATATGCTGATGGAGTAAAGGGGTATCGCCTGTGGGATCCCACTGCCCACAAGGTTATAATCAGCAGAGATGTTATCTTCACAGAAGATAAGAAGATCGAAGAAGAAAGAAGCAAATCAAAAGAAAGGTCAGAGACTGTAGCAGTACAAGTGGAAAAGGAGAATTCTTCTGGAGCAACACCAGATTACAAGGAAGCCGAACCTGCCGAGTTGGAAGAAGAACTTGGTAAAGGAAAACGTGTAAAAACTACACCAGCTTGGCACGAGGATTATGATCTGAGCTGCAATGTTGCATATTGTCTTTTAACTGAGGACGAAGAGCCATCAAATCTCCAAGAAGCAATGAGCAGTCCAGATGTTTCTCAGTGGATGGAAGCAATGCAAGAAGAAATTGAAGTTCTACATAAAAATAAAACTTGGGAGCTCGTACCATTACCGCAAGGAAGAAAAGCAATTGGAAACAAATGGGTTTATAAGATCAAGCGAAATGGTGATGACCAAGTGGAGCGGTATCGTGCTAGATTGGTGGTGAAAGGATATGCTCAGAAAGAAGGCATTGACTTCAATGAAATTTTTTCACCTGTGGTTCGACTTACAACAGTTCGGATACTGTTGGCAATGTGCGCTACATTTGACTTACATCTAGAGCAACTAGATGTGAAAACAGCGTTTCTTCATGGAGATCTTGAGGAAGAAATTTATATGCTCCAACCAGAAGGTTTTGAAGAAAAAGAAAAGGAGAACTTGGTTTGCAGGTTAAACNNNNNNNNNNNNNNNNNNNNNNNNNNNNNNNNNNNNNNNNNNNNNNNNNNNNNNNNNNNNNNNNNNNNNNNNNNNNNNNNNNNNNNNNNNNNNNNNNNNNNNNNNNNNNNNNNNNNNNNNNNNNNNNNNNNNNNNNNNNNNNNNNNNNNNNNNNNNNNNNNNNNNNNNNNNNNNNNNNNNNNNNNNNNNNNNNNNNNNNNNNNNNNNNNNNNNNNNNNNNNNNNNNNNNNNNNNNNNNNNNNNNNNNNNNNNNNNNNNNNNNNNNNNNNNNNNNNNNNNNNNNNNNNNNNNNNNNNNNNNNNNNNNNNNNNNNNNNNNNNNNNNNNNNNNNNNNNNNNNNNNNNNNNNNNNNNNNNNNNNNNNNNNNNNNNNNNNNNNNNNNNNNNNNNNNNNNNNNNNNNNNNNNNNNNNNNNNNNNNNNNNNNNNNNNNNNNNNNNNNNNNNNNNNNNNNNNNNNNNNNNNNNNNNNNNNNNNNNNNNNNNNNNNNNNNNNNNNNNNNNNNNNNNNNNNNNNNNNNNNNNNNNNNNNNNNNNNNNNNNNNNNNNNNNNNNNNNNNNNNNNNNNNNNNNNNNNNNNNNNNNNNNNNNNNNNNNNNNNNNNNNNNNNNNNNNNNNNNNNNNNNNNNNNNNNNNNNNNNNNNNNNNNNNNNNNNNNNNNNNNNNNNNNNNNNNNNNNNNNNNNNNNNNNNNNNNNNNNNNNNNNNNNNNNNNNNNNNNNNNNNNNNNNNNNNNNNNNNNNNNNNNNNNNNNNNNNNNNNNNNNNNNNNNNNNNNNNNNNNNNNNNNNNNNNNNNNNNNNNNNNNNNNNNNNNNNNNNNNNNNNNNNNNNNNNNNNNNNNNNNNNNNNNNNNNNNNNNNNNNNNNNNNNNNNNNNNNNNNNNNNNNNNNNNNNNNNNNNNNNNNNNNNNNNNNNNNNNNNNNNNNNNNNNNNNNNNNNNNNNNNNNNNNNNNNNNNNNNNNNNNNNNNNNNNNNNNNNNNNNNNNNNNNNNNNNNNNNNNNNNNNNNNNNNNNNNNNNNNNNNNNNNNNNNNNNNNNNNNNNNNNNNNNNNNNNNNNNNNNNNNNNNNNNNNNNNNNNNNNNNNNNNNNNNNNNNNNNNNNNNNNNNNNNNAAAATCAAAATCACAGAGAGAAGTGAGGAAGAAGAAGAACGTGAGAGAGAGAAAAAAAAAATTATTTTTTCTTACGGGTATTTGGGATCGGGTTGAGAGAAAATTATTTAGAGAGTTTGGGTATTTTCTCCTATTATAACGAGAAAATTATTAATCGATTTCTCCGTTATAATTGAGAGGTTGTAACTCTTATTATTTTTCTCGTAATAAATTCTTCTACCTTGTCCGTGGTTTTTACCCTTTGGGGTTTTTCACGTTAAATCTGGTGTTCCATTTATTACACTATTTTTTAAATTATTAGTTGCGACCCTGCTCTATCCGGTCCTGTTTTACAACAAATTAGTGGTTAGATTCAAAGGTATGTATTTTTTTTTTCTTGTTGTTTTGAGCTGCTTTCCTTTAATGAAACAGGTTTCGGGTGCCTTTTTGGTGATTTTATTTTGTTCCCGCCGAGCAATCCATTGACGGTTACATTCATAATCTTATCCCATGAGAATTTTTACTCACTACTCAATCTACGAGAGGAGGGATATTCAGTAATCGATTCTGAATCGCTTCCCTGGGAAATTTTAATTAAAGGTTTTTTGCTCTCTCTCTCTCTCTCTCTCTCTCTCTCTCTCTCTCTCTCTGGCAGTGTTGAGATAACTACCAAGGATGTATCTGAACTAGTTAGTTTTTTTCAAACCAGATGCAGTGGATTTAGAAGAGACAAGAAGACATGCACATCGAGTGAAATACTCTGAATCTAGCTGGTTTTGCACATTATGCGGAGATGGTGTTGTACCCAGAATAATGCCATGCCGTATGTATCATGGCGAAAGTTCTGAAGGCAAAATCTTTGACGGTTTTACTAAGCATATCAAAGAGTAGAGATCATGCGGAACATGTAAGCAAGAATCTTTCCCTCCCTCTGTTGGAATATGTTTTTATATAATAATAAGGGGATCTTCATTTAGCATATCATTAAAAACCATGTTGAGAATAGACAGTAGAATACAATTCGTTTCGCTATCTCTTAATACCTAACTTGACCCCATGTTTTGCTTGCTTTGTCAAGCAGGAGATGGAGAGGGTGAGATATCCTTTAAGCATTGATATGGAGCGTCTTTATGCTAAATTAGGTAGAGGAAAAACTGAAGATGGTGGAGAAGAAGAGGGAGAAGAAGAAGAAGAAGAAGAAGAAGATTATTATGCTGATTATGAGTGGGATCACCTCTCCGTCTAGAGATAATAATCTATAGATCACTTGCATAGGATGCCCCAAAGGGTGCGGGGGTGTTGTTCTTTATCGCATTTCATAATTTGTGTGGTTTATTCACACTAATACTAGAGACTTGCTTATTTTCATCTCTTTTTTTTTGTCAACTTGTTTCCATTACGGTTTCTAACTCCAGTAGAATTATTATTGTATTTTCAGCGATTTTTCTTTCTAATTTATCGTAAATAGTACATCGCATCTTCTTACACTTTTAGACAACTTTTGAAACTGCTCTTAACACAATAATTCCATCACAAATATATTTTTCCTCGGTTCTCAGGTATGTTAATATCATGTTTTATATTTTTCCTTGTTCTTTTGGTTTCTCTAAAAACTGATATTAGTTTTGACAAAATATAATGGTGGTTATTGTCTAAAAGTTCCAAACATTGGTTTTGTTCTAATGAGAATAGCTAATAAGCAAGGTTTTGAAAACCGGACCGGACCGGCCGGTCGGACCGGTTCGACCGTGACTCGTTAAGTAAGCCGAGTCCGGTTCGGTTCAAAACTCGGATTGGATAAAAACCGGCAAACTCGGTTCAAAACCGGAAAAACCGGTGACCCGGGTCAACACTAAAACCCGGTTCTGATACAATTTAAAATTTGATTAGGGTTTTCTTATAAACTAATCCTTGATTGATAGTTAATAGCCGTAGTTTGTTAATAGTTTCTCCAAAAGAAAAAGAAACGCAAACGTTTTATCTTTGTCTTGTCTTCTCTTCGTCTCTCCTACACTATCCTCAATCTCATCATCTGAATCTTGCATTGCCACAAGATTTGTGACTGCACAATTGTAAGAAACGTAAGTATTGTTTAATTCGTTGATTTTCTTTAACCACAAAATTTGATAAAACAGTAATAATGTATTATTTTTTTGCTCTTGTCTACCTTTTATTTTAACTAGTTAATGGAGAAGAATGGTTNNNNNNNNNNNNNNNNNNNNNNNNNNNNNNNNNNNNNNNNNNNNNNNNNNNNNNNNNNNNNNNNNNNNNNNNNNNNNNNNNNNNNNNNNNNNNNNNNNNNNNNNNNNNNNNNNNNNNNNNNNNNNNNNNNNNNNNNNNNNNNNNNNNNNNNNNNNNNNNNNNNNNNNNNNTTATTATATATATAATAAATAGAAAACCCGGTTCGACCGGTTGAACCGGTCCGACCAGTCATCCAGTGGATACGCCGAATCGGTATCCGGTCCGGTTTTTAAAACATTGCTAATAAGGTAACTTGTCCCCTTTTAACAAATTTTCCCAAAAAAATAATTAGGATTTAGATTTTTGTTCCATTTTTTTATTAAAACATCATATAAAGGAAAATGAGGACTTGAGGAGGGTCTGGAGGAAAGTGAGTGATTATTTGATTTGAGCTGGGTGGAGTGTGGACTTGGTAATGGATGGGGGCACAAAGAGACTGGGGTGTCCATTGAAAGATCTGCTCGGAGAGAAACAATGATAGATTCTTCAGCTTTTGATAGACTATAGGCTGTCCACCAACAGAACCTGACAAAGTGAAAGAAATTATTTGCGACAACAAACCACCATTTGGGAATATGCATAAAGCCACAGAGAGTAAATATCACCACTTGCTGCAATAGCTGAAGCAGCAGCTTCTGGCGATGTTTATTATCCTTTTCAACATACAAAGTGCTATTTTTTCCGTACGCCCACCACAAGGAGGGATAGCAGTGAAGATGTAAGTGGCCTTGACACAGAAAAATGCATCACTTAAAAACAAAGAAGAGTCACTCCAAAGTAATAATCGAGTAGTCTAGACCCTCAGAGCAAGAAAATGATTTTGTCGGGCTTGTGCTTCTTGGAGAAATATTGTTTTTTGATTGACTTCAAGTTCGGCACGCTAATTGGGTTGGCACCGTTCTCAACAGATGCACATAAAAGAAGAGATACGGGTTTCAATGCTTCATCAAACTGACTCTGGGTTTGGGCCATTACCTGCAAGGTAATACAACATCGCGAAGCCTTAACTATGAGTAAGAAACAATCTTGATTATTATCTACGCTAATTTTTTTCTCACAAATTCGTGACACATGTTTTCCAGTAAACCATTCTATCAATTAGAGGATCGATGATAAGAGAAAAGCAGGCAAGCAATGAATATTTTTTGGTTTTCCAGTCGTATGATCATGATTCAAGTTGACTTTTTCTACTTCTTCTTCTTCTTCTTCTTCTTCTTCTTCTCCTCTCTTACAACTCCTCTTCCTCTCTTCCCCTTACAACTCTCCTTCCTCTTCATCTCTTCCTTTTCGTCTTCCTCCATCTTCTGCTTCTTCTCCTCGCTTACAACTCCTCTTCCTCTCTTCCCCTTCCTGTTCATCTCTTCCTCTTCCTCTCCCTCCATCTTCTGCTTCTTCTCCTCGCTTACAACTCCTCTTCCTCTCTTCCCCTTCCTGTTCATCTCTTCCTCTTCCTCTCCCTCCATCTTCTGCTTCTTCTCCTCGCTTACAACTCCTCTTCCTCTCTTCCCCTTCCTGTTCATCTCTTCCTCTTCCTCTCCCTCCATCTTCTGCTTCTTCTCCTCGCTTACAACTCCTCTTCCTCTCTTCCCCTTCCTGTTCATCTCTTCCTCTTCCTCTCCCTCCATCTTCTGCTTCTTCTCCTCGCTTACAACTCCTCTTCCTCTCTTCCCCTTCCTGTTCATCTCTTCCTCTTCCTCTCCCTCCATCTTCTGCTTCTTCTCCTCGCTTACAACTCCTCTTCCTCTCTTCCCCTTCCTGTTCATCTCTTCCTCTTCCTCTCCCTCCATCTTCTGCTTCTTCTCCTCGCTTACAACTCCTCTTCCTCTCTTCCCCTTCCTGTTCATCTCTTCCTCTTC
It encodes:
- the LOC106316311 gene encoding uncharacterized protein LOC106316311 isoform X1, translated to MSNKKARKLSETWVFWDINSFPVPKDCDARLVCSSIESALKKAGHCVDDLTITAIGNLNHTSQLYPDVLPAIFSTGVRLCHFPAEMERVRYPLSIDMERLYAKLGRGKTEDGGEEEGEEEEEEEEDYYADYEWDHLSV
- the LOC106316311 gene encoding uncharacterized protein LOC106316311 isoform X2, whose protein sequence is MAKVLKAKSLTVLLSISKSRDHAEHEMERVRYPLSIDMERLYAKLGRGKTEDGGEEEGEEEEEEEEDYYADYEWDHLSV